Proteins encoded together in one Bacillales bacterium window:
- a CDS encoding thiamine pyrophosphate-dependent enzyme, with protein sequence FIETLTYRYGPHTMSGDDPTRYRTEDLDNEWEKRDPLVRFRKYLKDKDLWSDEQEEEVVEKAKQEIKDALKEADSAPKQKVSDLIKIMNEQLPNNLQEQLEEYEAKESK encoded by the coding sequence CGTTCATCGAAACGTTGACGTATCGTTACGGTCCTCATACGATGTCCGGCGACGATCCGACGCGTTACCGTACAGAAGACCTCGACAATGAATGGGAAAAACGCGATCCGCTCGTCCGTTTCCGCAAATATTTGAAAGACAAAGATTTGTGGAGCGACGAACAGGAAGAAGAAGTCGTTGAAAAAGCGAAGCAAGAAATCAAGGACGCTTTGAAGGAAGCGGACAGCGCGCCGAAGCAAAAAGTCAGCGACTTGATCAAAATCATGAACGAACAGTTGCCGAACAATCTTCAAGAGCAACTCGAAGAATATGAAGCAAAGGAGTCGAAATAA
- a CDS encoding alpha-ketoacid dehydrogenase subunit beta — translation MAEMTMIQAINDAMRTELERDENVLVFGEDVGGKYGGVFRATEGLAEKFGDDRVFNTPLAESGIGGLALGLTFQGYRPIMEIQFFGFVFEAMDAVVSQIARLRYRSGGHYEAPVVVRAPFGGGVKTPELHSDSLEGLFAQSPGLKVVIPSNPYDAKGLLISAIRDNDPVIFLEHMKLYRSFREEVPEEEYTVEIGKANVVREGSDVTIVTYGAMVQASKKAAEQLEKDGISAEIIDLRTVSPLDVDTIVKSVEKTNRAVVVQEAQKQAGVASMVVAEINDRAILHLEAPVGRVTAPDTVYPFAAVEDIWLPDKNDIIEKVKQVVTF, via the coding sequence ATGGCGGAAATGACAATGATTCAAGCCATTAACGATGCAATGCGCACGGAACTCGAACGCGATGAAAATGTGCTCGTTTTCGGCGAAGACGTCGGCGGCAAATACGGCGGGGTATTTCGCGCTACAGAAGGTCTCGCCGAGAAATTCGGGGATGACCGGGTGTTCAATACACCGTTGGCGGAATCGGGAATCGGAGGATTGGCGCTTGGATTGACGTTTCAAGGATACCGCCCGATCATGGAAATTCAATTTTTCGGGTTCGTCTTTGAAGCAATGGATGCGGTTGTTTCACAAATCGCGCGCCTTCGTTACCGCTCAGGCGGTCATTACGAAGCTCCGGTCGTCGTTCGCGCTCCGTTCGGCGGCGGGGTAAAAACACCCGAGCTTCATTCCGACAGCTTGGAAGGATTGTTCGCGCAGTCTCCGGGTTTAAAAGTCGTCATTCCTTCGAATCCGTACGATGCGAAAGGGCTGCTGATTTCAGCAATCAGAGACAATGATCCCGTCATTTTCCTTGAACATATGAAGCTGTATCGCTCGTTCCGTGAAGAAGTTCCTGAAGAGGAATATACGGTTGAAATCGGCAAAGCGAACGTTGTCCGCGAAGGCAGCGACGTCACGATTGTTACGTACGGGGCGATGGTGCAAGCCTCGAAAAAAGCGGCTGAGCAGCTCGAAAAAGACGGCATCAGCGCCGAAATCATCGATTTGCGTACGGTCAGCCCGCTCGACGTGGATACGATTGTGAAGTCGGTGGAAAAGACGAATCGCGCCGTTGTCGTTCAAGAAGCGCAAAAACAGGCGGGTGTCGCGTCAATGGTCGTTGCGGAAATTAACGACCGCGCCATTCTTCACCTTGAAGCACCGGTCGGCCGGGTTACGGCACCGGACACGGTGTATCCGTTCGCAGCGGTGGAAGACATTTGGCTACCCGACAAGAACGATATTATCGAAAAGGTGAAACAAGTCGTAACGTTTTAA
- a CDS encoding dihydrolipoamide acetyltransferase family protein — translation MAYQFKFPELGEGITEGEIVKWMVKEGDEVKEDDILAEVQNDKAVVELPSPVDGKILELKADEGDTVHVEDVIVVFDAEGEGEDEGDDASGEGEESGSDNEKAKDEGKKDDDSASEAGKESKETSSSDKRVIAMPSVRKYAREKGVDIQEVSGSGNNGRILKEDVDQFLEGGGEKAEAAEGQQDQEAEEKQAAVAGGYEQRETREKMRGIRKAISNAMVHSKHTAPHVTFMDEVDVTELVAHRKQFKEAAAEQGVKLTYLPYVVKALISALRQYPILNTSVDDDSEEIVHKHYYNIGIATDTDKGLVVPVVKDADRKSMYQIANEVTELSGKAREGKLSNEDMSGGTCTISNVGSAGGQWFTPVINHPEVAILGIGRITEKPVIKDGEITAAPILAISLTVDHRVIDGVVAQNALNHVKRLLNNPQLLILEA, via the coding sequence TTGGCATATCAATTTAAATTTCCGGAGCTCGGCGAAGGCATTACCGAAGGCGAAATCGTCAAGTGGATGGTGAAAGAAGGCGATGAGGTCAAAGAAGACGACATTCTCGCCGAAGTGCAAAACGACAAAGCCGTCGTCGAATTGCCCTCGCCTGTCGACGGCAAAATCCTTGAATTGAAAGCCGATGAAGGCGACACCGTTCACGTCGAAGATGTGATCGTCGTATTCGACGCCGAAGGCGAAGGCGAAGATGAAGGCGACGATGCAAGCGGCGAAGGCGAAGAGTCCGGATCGGACAATGAAAAGGCGAAGGACGAAGGGAAGAAGGACGACGATTCCGCGAGTGAAGCGGGTAAGGAATCGAAAGAAACGTCTTCTTCCGATAAGCGCGTGATTGCGATGCCGTCGGTACGGAAATATGCGCGCGAAAAAGGCGTCGACATTCAGGAAGTGAGCGGAAGCGGGAACAACGGGAGAATTTTGAAGGAAGACGTCGATCAATTCCTTGAAGGCGGCGGAGAAAAAGCGGAGGCCGCAGAAGGGCAGCAAGATCAGGAAGCGGAAGAAAAACAAGCGGCAGTTGCGGGCGGCTACGAGCAACGCGAAACGAGAGAAAAAATGCGCGGCATCCGCAAGGCGATTTCGAATGCGATGGTTCATTCGAAGCATACTGCACCGCACGTGACGTTCATGGACGAAGTGGATGTGACGGAACTCGTTGCCCATCGCAAGCAATTTAAGGAAGCGGCAGCTGAACAAGGCGTGAAACTCACGTATTTGCCTTACGTTGTGAAAGCACTCATTTCTGCGTTGCGGCAATATCCGATTTTGAACACTTCGGTAGATGATGATTCCGAAGAAATCGTACACAAGCATTATTACAATATCGGAATTGCCACTGATACAGACAAAGGACTTGTCGTTCCCGTCGTTAAAGATGCGGATCGCAAGTCGATGTACCAAATCGCGAACGAAGTGACCGAGTTGTCCGGCAAGGCACGTGAAGGAAAGTTGTCCAATGAGGACATGAGCGGAGGCACTTGCACGATTTCGAACGTAGGGTCCGCAGGCGGACAATGGTTCACGCCAGTCATAAATCATCCGGAAGTGGCGATTCTCGGCATTGGACGAATTACCGAGAAACCGGTCATTAAGGATGGGGAAATTACGGCAGCCCCGATTCTTGCGATTTCGTTGACAGTCGACCACCGCGTCATCGATGGTGTCGTGGCCCAAAACGCGTTGAATCACGTAAAACGTCTGCTCAACAATCCACAATTACTCATACTGGAGGCGTAA
- the lpdA gene encoding dihydrolipoyl dehydrogenase: MVVGEFTTEVDTLIIGSGPGGYVAAIRAAQLGQKVTVVEKEDSLGGVCLNVGCIPSKALISASHRYEHAGQSDDMGITAKDVKIDFSKLQEWKGSIVKKLTGGIDGLFKANGVEVVRGEAIFVGEKEVRVNNGYEQNRYKFENCIIATGSSPIEIPGFKWSDRVLSSTGALALTEVPKKMVVIGGGYIGIELGNAFAGFGTEVTILEGSKQILPGFEKKMAAVVQKRLKKKGVKIHTNAMAQDVKETKKGVTVTANIKDNEETFEADYVLVTVGRKPNTEELGLEQAGIQVNDKGLIEVDKKGKTNVDNIYAIGDIVPGPALAHKASYEGKVVAEVINGDKGAEIDYLAIPAVVFSDPELASVGYTEQEAKDAGYDVKSAQFPFAANGRALSLNDTDGFMKLITRKEDGLILGAQIAGQGASDMIAELGLAVETGMTAEDLSLTIHAHPTLGEITSETAEVALGHPIHIAK, encoded by the coding sequence ATGGTAGTAGGAGAATTTACGACGGAAGTCGATACGCTTATCATCGGATCGGGACCGGGAGGATACGTTGCTGCGATTCGCGCGGCGCAGCTCGGCCAAAAAGTAACCGTCGTGGAAAAAGAGGATTCGCTCGGGGGCGTCTGCCTGAATGTCGGCTGTATTCCTTCCAAAGCTTTGATTTCTGCGAGTCACCGTTATGAGCATGCCGGTCAGTCGGACGACATGGGCATCACGGCGAAAGACGTCAAAATCGATTTTTCCAAACTGCAGGAATGGAAAGGCTCGATTGTGAAAAAATTGACCGGCGGCATCGACGGCTTGTTTAAGGCAAACGGCGTCGAGGTCGTTCGCGGCGAAGCCATTTTCGTCGGCGAAAAGGAAGTTCGCGTCAACAACGGATACGAACAAAACCGTTACAAGTTTGAGAATTGCATCATTGCCACTGGCTCGAGTCCGATCGAAATTCCGGGATTCAAATGGAGCGATCGCGTGCTTTCTTCGACCGGCGCGCTGGCGCTTACAGAAGTGCCGAAGAAAATGGTTGTCATCGGCGGGGGATACATCGGCATCGAGCTCGGCAATGCTTTTGCCGGTTTTGGCACCGAAGTGACAATTCTTGAAGGATCGAAGCAAATATTGCCGGGATTCGAGAAGAAAATGGCGGCCGTTGTTCAGAAACGCCTGAAGAAGAAAGGCGTGAAAATTCATACAAATGCCATGGCACAAGATGTCAAAGAGACGAAAAAAGGTGTGACGGTGACCGCGAACATTAAGGATAACGAAGAAACGTTCGAGGCCGATTATGTCCTCGTTACGGTCGGCCGCAAGCCGAATACCGAAGAACTCGGACTGGAGCAAGCCGGTATCCAAGTGAACGATAAAGGCTTGATTGAAGTCGACAAGAAAGGCAAGACGAACGTCGACAACATTTACGCGATCGGCGACATCGTACCGGGTCCCGCTCTTGCGCATAAAGCTTCTTATGAAGGAAAAGTAGTCGCTGAGGTGATCAACGGCGACAAAGGCGCGGAAATCGATTATCTCGCGATTCCGGCGGTTGTCTTTTCCGATCCGGAACTCGCCTCGGTCGGTTACACCGAACAAGAGGCAAAAGATGCCGGTTACGACGTAAAATCTGCCCAGTTCCCGTTTGCGGCAAATGGCCGTGCGTTGTCGTTGAACGACACGGACGGATTCATGAAACTCATCACTCGCAAAGAAGACGGGTTGATTCTCGGCGCGCAAATCGCCGGGCAGGGTGCTTCGGACATGATCGCCGAACTCGGTCTTGCTGTCGAAACGGGCATGACGGCGGAGGACTTGTCCTTGACGATTCATGCACACCCTACACTCGGAGAAATTACAAGCGAGACCGCAGAAGTTGCTCTCGGCCATCCAATTCATATTGCCAAATAA